From Pyramidobacter piscolens W5455:
CTGTTCCAGTACATGATCCACAACGTCGGCCTCGAGGACTTGGACAGCATCCTCACGTTCCACACCAACATCGTGGAAAACCTGAGAAGCGGCGATTTGGCGGCGTTGGGAGAGAACCGTATCGAAAGCTACATGCTGGACAAAGCCTACCGCCCCGACAAGTGAACCGATTCTCGACAGAAACGGAGTATGGTCAGCGCTCCGGGGAAGCTCAAGTTCTTAAATGAAGAAACAGGATGAAGTGTTTTGCCGATCCTTCCGGGGGAATTCCTGCGGAAGGATCTTTCGTTTTCGTTCGGTTGGCAAACCGCGCCGGCAGATCTAATACTAATTCTTGATAGAAAGTGTTAACATAATTTTCCGGCCGCTGCGGGGGGCAGTCGCTCAGGACTGCTTCGACTGCTGCGCAGATCGCTTTGTGAATCTCCCCCCGCAGCGCCCTCGTATTCGGCTTTTTGATCAACAAACAGTATTAGATGATCTGCAGCAGCACGCTGGCGAGGATCAGCATGAAGGCGCCGCCGATGCGGGAGGAAATTTGCGCGAAGGGCATCAGTTCCATGCGGTTGGCTGCGGAAAGAACGGCCACGTCGCCCGTGCCGCCCATGTTGGCCATGCAGAGGCCGGCGGTGATGGCCGACTCGACGGGATAGAAGCCGACGAGGCGTCCGACCAGAGCCGAACCGATGATGGCGCCGAGCACCGTCACGCCGACGAGCAGCAGATACTGTCCGGAGAAGGCGGAAACGATTTGGCCGAGATCGGTGTAGGCCACGCCGATGCCGACGAGGAGCGTCGCCGTCAGATTCTTCATGATGAACTGGAACCACTGGTAGCAACAGATCTCGTAGTACTGGGGGAGAATGCCCAGCGCCTTGACGACGGCGACGGAGATGATCATCCAGGCGTAGCTGTGGATCTTGGGAATGAAGAAAGCGATGATGCGTCCCCAGGCGAAAAATGCCGTCGCCAGCAGCAGGCCGACGCCCATGACTGTCAGGCTGACGGCATCGCGCTTTTTGAGGAATTCTTCGTCGGCTTTGATGGTGTCGTCGGCCCCCTTGGCGATCAGCAGGTCGCCGTTGCCGGTGAGGCTGGGGAAGGTCTTGCCGAGTTTGCTCAGCAGTCCGCCGGCGACGATCGCCATGGCGTTGCCGAGGGCGACGGCGGGGATCATGATGTTGATGATGTCCTCGGGTTTCTGCGCCAGCGTTTCGCCGAAGATCTTCGACAGCGGTACGGCGCCGGCGCCCATGCCGCCGCCCATGATCGGCACGGCGATGTAAAGGATGGCCTGCTTGGCGCCGTAACCGGTCAGTTCGCCGACGAGGCCGGCGAGACCAAGCGCCACGACGACGCCGCCGACGATGGCGGGCAGGTAGCGGATGGCGGCGCGGATCAGCAGATCGCGGTTCATGCCGAGGATCGAGCCGCAGATCAGCGCGGCGATGTAGAAGTCAAGAAAGCCCTCGCCCTTCATGAAGTTGGTGACGATCTTGACGGTCGCGTCGGGAATGAGATGATAGTAACAGAGTGCCGCCATGCCGAAAATGATGACGATGGCGCCGCCGCCGAGGTAGGTATTGACGATCGGGCAACGGTTGCCGATCTCGTTGAGAACGGCGCCGACGACGATCATGAACGGAAAGGCGCCGATCATGCCTTTGGGCAGCACGCCCATATACGTCGCCACAAGGACGATGGCCGCGAAGACGGCGAAGATCTGCCAGGGCATGTTGAACAGCCTGAGGCTTTTGCTTTCTTCAGACATTTGTGGAATTCCTCCTCAGAACGGAAAATTTTTCGCGGCGCGGCGTCCGCTCGGCTCGAGCGACGCCGCGCCGGTACAGCCATAGGGGATGGAAAAGTTTTTACAGCCGCGCCACGCCGGTCTTGCGGGCAGCGTCGGCCACGGCTTTCGCCACTGCGGGCACGACGCGCTTGTCGAACGAGTCGGCGATGATATGGTCGGGCGTCAGCTCGGCGTCGGGGATCAGCGCGGCCAGCGCATAAGCGGCGGCCAGCTGCATCTCGTCGTTGATCTGTGTGGCGCGGCAGTCGAGCGCGCCGCGGAAGATGCCGGGGAAGCCGAGGCAGTTGTTGACCTGGTTGGGGAAGTCGGAGCGCCCGGTGCCGACGACCATCGCGCCGGCGGCCTTGGCTTCGTCGGGGAAGATTTCGGGCACGGGATTGGCCATGGCGAAGATGATCGCCTTGGACGCCATGGTCTTCACCATCTCGGGCTTGAGCGCGCCGCCGACGGAGGTGCCGAGGAAAATGTCGGCTCTTTTGATGACGTCGGCCAGCCGGCCTTTTTCGTGATTCGGATTGGTGATCTTGGCGAGCGCGAGCTTGGCGGGGGCGAGGTCCATGTCGTCGGAGAGCGCGCCCTTGCTGTCGAGGGCGATGATGTTCTTCGCCCCGGCCAGCGTCAGCATCTTGCTGATGGCCGTGCCGGCCGCTCCGGCGCCGTTGAGGACGATTTTCACGTCGGCGATCTTCTTGCCCACGACTTTGAGCGCGTTGATCACGGCGCTGAGCAGGATCACGGCGGTGCCGTGCTGGTCGTCGTGGAACACGGGAATGTCGCAGACGGCCTTGAGCCGGTCCTCGATCTCGAAGCAGCGGGGCGCGGCGATGTCTTCGAGATTGATGCCGCCGAGCGTGGCGGTGATGTTTTTGACGATGCCGATGATCTCTTCCGTGTCCTGCGTCTCGATGCAGATGGGGATCGCGTCGATGCCGGCGAAGTTCTTGAAGAGACAGCATTTGCCCTCCATCACGGGGATGGCCGCCTTGGCGCCGATGTTGCCGAGGCCGAGCACGGCGCTGCCGTCGCTGATGACGGCGACGACGTTGCTCTTGGACGTGTAGGTGTAGACTTCCTCCGGCTTCTTGTTGATGACGCGGCAGGGTTCGGCGACGCCGGGCGTGTAGGCGACGGCCAGCTCCTGCATGTTGGTGACAGGCATCTTGCTGACCATGGCGAACTTGCCCACGGTCTCCTTGTGGCGTTCCAGCGCGATTTCGTAAATTGTCTTTTCTGTCATCGATAACTCCTCCTTTTGAGTGTGGAGCGGAGATTGCTGTAAACGAAACGTTGTAATTTTTTCTATTATACATGAAACTCTTCGGAAATGCCGTATTTTTATTTTTTAACGACTGACGAAAAATATTGTTTACAGACGGAATGGCCGTGCTAGAATAAAAACGATTCAGATGATCTATCGGCGCCTAAGAAAGGCGATTTCGTCCTTTGACAGGGAGGGATTCCATTTGGAGATCAGGAGAAAAGCCGTCGCCGACACGCTCGAGTCGAGCGACGTTCTCGTGGAGATCGAACCGGGGCGCGGCGTGACCGTCGAGCTGGAATCGGTCGTAACGGAGCAGTTCGGCGCGGCGATCGAGGAAACCGTCCGCAGGGTGCTGAAGGAATTCGCGGTGGAGGACGCCTCGCTGCGCGTCGTCGATCGCGGCGCGCTCGACTGCACGATCCGCGCCCGAATGGAGACCGCGATCAAGCGCGCGGCGGAAGGGGAGGAAAAATAAATGCGCCGTTCCATGCTGTTCCTGCCGGGCAACACGCCCAACATCATCGTCAACGGCGACGCGCTCGGCGCCGACAACGTCATCCTCGACCTCGAAGACGCCGTCGCGCCGGACCAGAAAGACGCCGCTCGCATCCTCGTGCGCAACGCCGTCAAGACGCTCGGCTTCGAGAGCGTCGAGCTGACAGTGCGCATCAACTCGCTCGACACTCCCTACTGGCGGGCCGACCTCGACGAGATCGTGCCGCTGCGTCCCGACCTGATCATGCCCACCAAAGTCGGCGGCGCCGAAGACGTGCTGACGCTCGACGCCTACATGGCCGAGGTGGAAAAGAAAAACGGCCTTCCCGCCGGGACCGTGAAGCTGATCCCGCTGATCGAAACGGCGCGCGGGCTGGAAAACGCCTACGCCATCGCCGGCGCTTCGCCGCGCGTGGCGGCGATCTTCCTCGGCGCCGAAGACCTGACCGCCGACCTGCGCTGCCCCCGCACCAAGGAAGGCGCGGAGATCTTCTACGCGCGCAGCCGCATGGTGTCGGCCGCCCGCGCCGCCGGGATCGACGTCTACGACACGCCGTTCACCGACGTCAACGACGACGAGGGGATCGTCAGGGACGCTCGGTTGGCGCGCAGCCTGGGCTTCAGCGGCAAGGCCGTGATCTCGCCGCGCCACGTGCGCGCCGTCAACGAGGCCTTCAGTCCGACGCAGAAGGAGGTCGACTACGCCCGCGAAGTGCTGGCCGCCATCCGCCAGGCCAAGGAACAGGGGCGCGGCGCGATCTCGCTTTACGGCAAGATGATCGACAAACCGATCGTCGCGCGCGCCGAGCAGACTATCGCCATGGCCGAGGCCATCGCCAAAGGAGGGCGCGAAGAATGAAAGACAGCAAAGTCATCGCCACGCTGAAAGACGCCGTCCTCCGTTCCGGGCTGAAAAACGGCATGAGGATTTCTTTCCATCACCACCTGCGCGACGGCGACGGCGTGATGAACATGGTTCTGGGCGAGCTGGCCGCCATGGGCTACCGCGATCTGACGGTCAACAGCAGCTCCGTGTTCGACGTGCAGAGTCCCATTATCGACCACGTTAAAAGCGGCGTCGTCGGCCGCATCGAAACCAACTACATGGGGGCCAAAGTGGGGCGCTTCATCTCCGCAGGCGGCATGAAGGAACCGGTCGTTTTCCGCTCGCACGGCGGACGCCCGAGCGCCGTCGAAAACGGCGTCACGCCGATCGACGTGGCGTTCGTCGCCGCGCCCACGGCCGACCCCATGGGCAACGCCACGGGAAAAATCGGCAAAAGCGCCTGCGGCTCGCTCGGCTATGCTGAAGCCGACGCGCGCTGCGCCAAGCGTACGATCGTCGTCACCGACAACCTCGTCCCGTATCCGCTCGAGGACGCCATGATTCAGGAACAGTGGGTCGACGGCGTCGTCGCCGTGGACAGCATCGGCGATCCGCAGGGCATCGTCTCCGGCACCACGCGCATCACCCGCGATCCCGTCGGCCTTGTCATGGCGCGCACCACCGTCGACGTGATCCGCGCCTCCGGGCTGCTCAGGGACGGTTTTTCGTTCCAGACCGGCGCGGGCGGCGCTTCTCTGGCCGCGGCCAAGTTCCTCAAAGACGTCATGCTGGCCGAAAAGATCCAGGGCAGCTACGCCCTCGGCGGCGTCACCAGCGCCATCGTCGACATGCTGAACGCCGGCTGCTTTCGCTCGATCATGGACGTGCAGTGCTTCGACCTCGGCGCGGTGGCCTCGATCCGCGACAATCCGCGTCACGTGGAGATCTCGGCGACGCGCTACGCCTCGCCGACGTCCAAGTCATGCTGCGTCGACAGCCTCGACGCGGCCATCCTCGGCGCGACGGAAATCGACACCGACTTCAACGTCAACGTGCACACCGATTCCAACGGTTTCATCATGGGCGGCAGCGGCGGCCACAGCGACGTCGCCGCCGGCGCAAAACTGTGCATCATCGTCGCGCCGCTGATCCGCGCGCGTCTGCCCATCGTCACCGACCGCGTCACTACGATCTCCACGCCGGGGCGCACGGTCGACGTGCTCGTCACGCAGAAAGGCGTGGCAGTCAATCCGGCCCGCGCGGCCCTGCGCGATCGTCTTGCCGAAGCG
This genomic window contains:
- a CDS encoding 2-hydroxycarboxylate transporter family protein gives rise to the protein MSEESKSLRLFNMPWQIFAVFAAIVLVATYMGVLPKGMIGAFPFMIVVGAVLNEIGNRCPIVNTYLGGGAIVIIFGMAALCYYHLIPDATVKIVTNFMKGEGFLDFYIAALICGSILGMNRDLLIRAAIRYLPAIVGGVVVALGLAGLVGELTGYGAKQAILYIAVPIMGGGMGAGAVPLSKIFGETLAQKPEDIINIMIPAVALGNAMAIVAGGLLSKLGKTFPSLTGNGDLLIAKGADDTIKADEEFLKKRDAVSLTVMGVGLLLATAFFAWGRIIAFFIPKIHSYAWMIISVAVVKALGILPQYYEICCYQWFQFIMKNLTATLLVGIGVAYTDLGQIVSAFSGQYLLLVGVTVLGAIIGSALVGRLVGFYPVESAITAGLCMANMGGTGDVAVLSAANRMELMPFAQISSRIGGAFMLILASVLLQII
- a CDS encoding NADP-dependent malic enzyme, yielding MTEKTIYEIALERHKETVGKFAMVSKMPVTNMQELAVAYTPGVAEPCRVINKKPEEVYTYTSKSNVVAVISDGSAVLGLGNIGAKAAIPVMEGKCCLFKNFAGIDAIPICIETQDTEEIIGIVKNITATLGGINLEDIAAPRCFEIEDRLKAVCDIPVFHDDQHGTAVILLSAVINALKVVGKKIADVKIVLNGAGAAGTAISKMLTLAGAKNIIALDSKGALSDDMDLAPAKLALAKITNPNHEKGRLADVIKRADIFLGTSVGGALKPEMVKTMASKAIIFAMANPVPEIFPDEAKAAGAMVVGTGRSDFPNQVNNCLGFPGIFRGALDCRATQINDEMQLAAAYALAALIPDAELTPDHIIADSFDKRVVPAVAKAVADAARKTGVARL
- the citD gene encoding citrate lyase acyl carrier protein, giving the protein MEIRRKAVADTLESSDVLVEIEPGRGVTVELESVVTEQFGAAIEETVRRVLKEFAVEDASLRVVDRGALDCTIRARMETAIKRAAEGEEK
- a CDS encoding HpcH/HpaI aldolase/citrate lyase family protein — protein: MRRSMLFLPGNTPNIIVNGDALGADNVILDLEDAVAPDQKDAARILVRNAVKTLGFESVELTVRINSLDTPYWRADLDEIVPLRPDLIMPTKVGGAEDVLTLDAYMAEVEKKNGLPAGTVKLIPLIETARGLENAYAIAGASPRVAAIFLGAEDLTADLRCPRTKEGAEIFYARSRMVSAARAAGIDVYDTPFTDVNDDEGIVRDARLARSLGFSGKAVISPRHVRAVNEAFSPTQKEVDYAREVLAAIRQAKEQGRGAISLYGKMIDKPIVARAEQTIAMAEAIAKGGREE
- the citF gene encoding citrate lyase subunit alpha, with amino-acid sequence MKDSKVIATLKDAVLRSGLKNGMRISFHHHLRDGDGVMNMVLGELAAMGYRDLTVNSSSVFDVQSPIIDHVKSGVVGRIETNYMGAKVGRFISAGGMKEPVVFRSHGGRPSAVENGVTPIDVAFVAAPTADPMGNATGKIGKSACGSLGYAEADARCAKRTIVVTDNLVPYPLEDAMIQEQWVDGVVAVDSIGDPQGIVSGTTRITRDPVGLVMARTTVDVIRASGLLRDGFSFQTGAGGASLAAAKFLKDVMLAEKIQGSYALGGVTSAIVDMLNAGCFRSIMDVQCFDLGAVASIRDNPRHVEISATRYASPTSKSCCVDSLDAAILGATEIDTDFNVNVHTDSNGFIMGGSGGHSDVAAGAKLCIIVAPLIRARLPIVTDRVTTISTPGRTVDVLVTQKGVAVNPARAALRDRLAEAGVKVVDIHDLKAAAEKLTGAPRRPARGTREVAKVVYRDETQIDSIKSVK